A window of Garra rufa chromosome 6, GarRuf1.0, whole genome shotgun sequence genomic DNA:
aacatgtataacgttacgaaacgaaaAAGACCTCGTTTTGaaaccgaaatacgtcgtgacaaagtccgaaataaaacaaggattggtataggagatgcctttgaaagatggagacggctgaaaacggagaagaatttgaagacagatgctTTCGTTGGTAGTTTTTTCctgaacaggtaagattcatctatgcttggctaactttgcttcagtaCTCAGTGGACTTTCCGCGGTCGGCcgagctaaatgcgttcataaaaagctttatatcgcaccactagcagggttggaaaacaacctatgttccgactgaaatgtggtattacagtacatctttgcgaaatatttggctaatcgccatctgtaaatttttgcaatacataattacttcgcaaaacatctcttgtgaagcataaacataattaacagaagaaaaacaaattactgtgtgtcacttgccgttggaagctccttattgcagcctactcctgcagcttagctggcaacctcgagtcaggggggagcgggaggggaaattaccattctacagtattttgaatgtgattgcagtaccagttttggccacaatcctacatacggttcctttaacaattaagatgctgcatgtgtttttccagtctaatcgaagtgtgcgtctctcccccgactttcccaacaaaaatcccatcccctctaaaaaaaatacataaaactgacattactgagctgtatgcgtttaaaagtagcctattaaaatggtacaatggcattgctcagttcaacgtatagggaaatcgggcattttgtcccacgtcagcatttattcaacagttaaagctcaacattcaaaaggtaaatattattcagccaataaagtgtacgCACAGAAAAGTGCTGTAGGCTACGATCATTGTCACAGGCGGTCCACTAACAATTTAGGCCTACTTACAAACCCACCTTTTCTTGTGAAATATTGGGTAACATACTGTCGACCCTTTGCCTCTTTCACTTctcttatttttttctctttccgTTTTTGACTTCCAGATTTTTGAGGCATTTTCACTTCCTCTTCAAGTCAAGTTGATATTTTGCCGGCGCTATAAGTGAAGTCAAGCTGTTTGTGTTGCCTGGATATAATTTGGGCGGACTGAACCATTTTATGATAATTGAGAGGGGGAGAGGGGCCCACGGACATTTGTGTTTCCtgaacaaattcattttttttgacACCAGGAAACAGCAAATAGAATAATTTAAAGTTAATCATTTTtacaatcaaatattttttttagcaccACAATTTTATTGGGGGCATCTCTGGGCCCCCTCTCAGTCATGGGCCCCGAGAATTGTCATCGTTTACCCCCCCTTTACAGCGCCCCAGCAAAGAAGCATTTTGCAACCTAAGGGCCTTTAATAGACCCTTAAGTAAAGGACTAATGCTCAGTAGAGTCCGCAatgcaaaacaatactttgcaatCTGTCAGTGTGAGTGTGCAACCTTTATAGTCCTCCTGATATTAAATAGGTGATAGCCGATAATGACTTCCTAGGCAAAACTGAGGGAAACTGTGAAATGTATGGAGTCCGGGGTGAGCAGTAATGGTAAGAaatggagtgccctctagtggagCTCACGTGCAATCCAACTGGTGATTGTAACAATATCACTCTGCTcttgcggtatttctcacagtgagtgtcatggcCGATGCCCAAATGcactattattttataaataatacagttTTGTGTCACAtaattgttttaaacatttttgggtgagaatgtacttgtttagacttcaaatatgcattttgttatcaaagataacgtctatttgaaaatttgtttcGATGTgttcggagatgtgagctccagggccaGTGGCCATTCAGCACTCATTAACCCGCCAGGAGTAGCCTCACCTTGGCCAGTTgttctggaatttgctgctggtactgatgtctctatagtggttaaacatgagatgtaatttgctttgggtaaatctaacaggcagtctttggtgtcattaatctattatttgttgcAGAGCAAATAGATTTGGCTGAGACTcattatgttatattttatgtaaacttaatgctgtatatcagagtgctgcctttgtacttttgactgaattgcctagaaacttttatgatggctgttgttgctcattaaatattattattcaataaataatattttatataaatattagtagtatttaataatgttTGTGATGGTTATTAGTTTTATAGTTTTGCCATTGGATGGCAAcatgagtgagtcagcagtaaagacttttatattgaaaaaacTAAAATGGTTGTAATCAAGGAGgttattttactttcaacaacagcttgtaaGATACAGCCGACAAATGCACTGAGCTGCACTGTCACAATTAACAGCGGAAATCAccattaacagatgaaaggatagtacaacaaagatatcgctttcctcagtcGACATTCAAACtactgttttattgtgaatatgagattaagctgaagaatgaatgctgtatcagatgcaggtaatcacactcactcagCCTATCTCACTCATAATACTTTACtacacataatacagtgagcttttaatacagtaatacaatactCTTTCGATGATACAACTCAACAATATGAATCCATTGCGGAAGTAGTTcaatatataatacaaatatatttattttatatatgttattataaatattatgacAATCCTAAATTCATTTGATGTGGAAAGCTTTAAACTCATTTCAAAgtctaaaaaataatttaataaattaataaaaatatgcaaaCAACTGAATTCACAGTCTCCCAAACAACTCTCCTGTGCTTCGTTAGAGAGAGTGTCCGTATTATTCTCAGTCTCAGTTTTATCTCGCCCCCCCTGCTGTTAAAGCTGTGCTGCTCAGCTCTTGCAATAAGCATTGTGCTCACTACACAATCAGAGTGCTTTTATCTGACCATCGAGCACTTTGTTCATTAGCGGCATGTTAACGATGAGTCACATGACCCTTACAACCCCTCTAAGAGACTAACAGCCTTTTAAATGCCACTTACATAGTGACCGAGGCTCAGCAGTGCACCCTCATGATTATAGGGCTCTAAACATACTGTTTACTGTGTGTTGTGTATATCTGTATGACCTATGGTGGGAGTCAGAACATGTGATTTATTACATGACTGCACTGCAGGTCAGTCTTTTTATATGACTATTGTGCAAGTGATTGGCATTTTAATAAAGCTCTCTATTAAAAGCAGGCGTAAAAGAGCTATTTTATTTGTGTTCTGTCAATATTGGTCAGTGCTGCAGTCAGGCAGAGGTTGAGAACTTGACAGTGCAGATATCCTTCTTGTGAATGCAGAGATAGGCTCATCTCAAAGCTGTCTAGaagaaaaagaaatatatttaaaaaactgacAGTCAGAGGGTCCACATCTCATTGTGTATATTTCAATGTAAGTTTTATAAAGCTGGTGTAAAATAGTGCAGAAGAACAGACAGAATGAACACGATTTAATATAACCGTAATTGTATTGTTTACTGAAGAGAAACTGGCATCAGAAAAGGTCAGAGGTGAATAAACAAAACTGTATCATGCAGTGGAATGACTGTTGCAATCTTCTGTTTGTAACAGTCAATGTTTAATATGCCCCATGAAATGATATTACTGCTATTTTAAAACCCAGTTTCCCTGAAATTAGAcgttatgaaaaacaaaatgcaatcctttaaaaaaaaaactatgtaccTGTATCTCTATCCGAACAAAAATATTTAGGCCAAGGGTATTTATCTCTGGTGTCCTAATTCTGTCTTATCAGTGCACTAAAACTGTCAAATATGAGCGAGGCTACATTTTTAGTGGCCAGCTGCATGCTAATGTCCAAATGCAATGTAAAGCAATACATGACACTCAGGGACTTATAACTGTGGACCATTTATTTGTACACAACACAGACACAGTATGTTTGTCATGAGACAACATGCCCTACTATTGGACCACTAAATATCAACATTTGTTTCATTGAACcttatatttttttctaagcaGTAACTCAGTACCTTTGAAATTATCAGTAAAAACCATATAACTGTGTGaaaattgatttttaaaataaatctacCCTGGAAAATATTACTTGCAGTAAAAAAGTGACATATACAAGCCATCATCACTTAATAACTTAATGACCAAATTAACAACGCTTGTGATTTCTTGGTAACTCTATTAGCTCCGTTGACTGAGGAGTTCTTGCCAGCTCTTTTTTGCTATATGATAGAGCTTTCTGTGTTTATTTATACTGAACAGGTCCTGGTGCTATTGATAGTTAAATCAAAGAATTATTGACGTTCACAAAGTTCAGCCTTACTCAGCACCCCACACACACTAACACaatgacacaaacacacagaaaactaCTTTGAGGAGCTATGCAGCACAATTCATCTGCCCACAGGGTGAATCTAATGAAAGTAACTCCCTCAAACACTTTTTCTTTCTAATCCTTCTAACCTACTCACTGTGCcctgcagctgtgtgtgtgtgcaccagAGCCATGTAAAGTATGCATCACTGCATGTGTAACATTCAGAACATAGAACAAggcaaaatgcagaaaaacatCAAAGCTGCACCATACAAAATTATTCAGATATTTAAGTCTCGCTAAAAGTCTATTTTAAAGCATTATAAATACTTCATTACTTATAGTTCTGTCATATTTTTTGTTTCAAAGGACTCAAGATTAGCATTTGAAattcaaaattaattattttaatgtcgAACAAATTGTTTTGTCATTTGGTTTcctttgtatttgtctgtatttgcAGGTTTACACACTTGTCAGTCAGTCAGTGGGATTTCATAAGCAGTGAAAGATGGATTCATGCTGCCTTCAAACACCTGAGGCATCTCACTAGCAGAATGTGACAAAcatttctatctgtctgtatatGTCTGTGAAGGCAgcattttcaagttttttttttattttattttttatttacacttCCTCATGGAATGTCAGAATTAGAAGAATgtacaaatgtaaaaatgtacGAATATATGTGCGTATGGTAGGTGTTGTGAATCTTTCTGTGGTCAcattttatattaggtggccttgaCTACTAAGTACTAACATTAAATATCTATGTGACTTTTGATTCACTGTGTAGCTACTACTAAACTATGTTTTTCTAGGTGATTCCCACATTTACTGCCAATTAGCTTGAGGTATAGTTTGGTTTTGGGGTAAGGGTTGGGTTTAAAGTTAAAGGTGAAGTTAACAGTGACTACAAATGTTCATTAAATgcaagtattttaaatgtaattaatgcaccgacatatacaggtgcatcttgATAAATCataatgttgtggaaaagttcatttatttcagtaattcaactcaaattgtgaaactcatgtATTAAATAGTTTAAgtatttggttcttttaattgtgatgatttgtcTCAGATTTAACAAAAACGCActaatctcaacaaattagaatacttcataaaaccaataaaaaattttttttagtgaattgttggccttctggaaagtatgttaatttactgtatatgtactcaatacttggtaggggctccttttgttTTAATCACTGCCTCAgttcagcgtggcatggaggtgatcagtctgtggcacggCTGAGGTGGTATGAAAGCCCAGGTTTCTTAGACAGTGGctttcagctcatctgcattttttggtctcttgtttctcatttcctcttgacaataccccatagattctctaggGGGTTCaagtctggtgagtttgctgggcAGTCAAGCACACCATGGTCATtaaaccaacttttggtgcttttggcagtgtgggcaggtggcAAATCCTGctagaaaatgaaatcagcattttaaaaagctggtcagcagacggaagcatgaagtgctctaaaatgtttTGGTAAATGgttgcagtgactttggttttcaaaaaaacatagtggatcaacaccagcagatgacattgcaccccaaaatcatcacagactgtggaaacttaacactggacttcaagcaacttgggctatgagcttctccacccttcctccagactctaggcccaggtaagacgcctttGATTCCTTGACATGTCTTTGTGTGGTGGCTCTTAATGCCTTGACTCCAGCCTTAGTTCATTCCTTGTGAAGAGTTctctcaaggctgtggttctaCCGGTtagttgtgcatctttttcttccacactttttgctttctgttaacatgcttggatacagcactctgtggaaagccagcttCTTTGTCAATGAATGTTTGTgtcttaccctccttgtgaagggtgtcaatgattgtcttcagcagtcttccccatgattgtgtagcctagtgaaccaaacttgCTATGAATTTCTGAAATTTAACATTATAACTTTATCTGTACACCTACACAACTGTCCAAATTGAGGTCAGTaggatttttctttcttttttaaaataaattaatacttttattctgcaagaTTAAATTGCAAGATTCTGCAAGATTAATATTGGCATTAAATACTTGCAGTAAATACTGGCATTTTATTACAATCAAGCGATTTTTTTCAACTGTCATAATAACAAGAAATAGTTCTTTTTgcagcaaatcagcctattagaatgatttctgattgtTCTGATGGATGATGTGATACTTtttaatcaaaggaataaataacttatttttgaaatatattgaaatagaaccTTTTTTATAtagtgtaataatattttaaggTCAAGGTCAATGTTATTATCCCCAAAGGGCAATTTGCTTCACAGCCTTCAGTAAAGCCATACaatcaacaaaaacaaacaaaacacacaaacaataatAATGGCTTCCATTAATACCATACATACAACCTCAACAACATGATCACTAATAACCACAGGAGAAATGACCTTAGGATTCTTTTCACAATCTATAATCTTCtctttaattttaaatacattaatgtCCAAAAAGGACACCAATCAACAAAATCTGCCAATACAAGACCATGATCAAAATCCTCACTCTTTAAAAGGGAAACAATCACAGAATCATCCACAAACTTGATGATATGATGTCTCTCTAGTTGTGTTTGACACTCGTTAATAAAAGAGGTGAAAAAATGCATCCTTGCGGTGACCGAGTCGAAGAAAAAAGCATACACACCTGTTACCCATCTGTGGGACCATTTAAGCTGCACACATTCACACACTCATTGCTGAGTCTTGTTTTGCTATTGTGGACTCTATGTAGCATTTTCCATCCTGGTTACCCTTGTCTTGTCTTGTTGCCATATTTTTGACTTTAGACTGCCTTCAGCTTTTTCATTGTTTTGCTGCCTGTCCTGACCATTGCCCGTTTGCATGTATTGGCTACGCTCTGTTAAAAAAACCCTGCAGTTGGATCCCCACTCCATTGCAATGCTTGTACGTTACATTTACTTCTGATAAactaagagactttcaaaaaaaaaaaaaaaaaacattaaaatatctaATATGAAACATTTGAGTAGTAAGTACTCTAGTACAGTAGCGTAACTACTTAACttgtaaaattattaattaatgatGGATTTACTCCAAATCTTTGCATAAGACTGCTGCAGAAAAAAGTACCTGTCCTTGATGATGAAAATAACCTCTAAAGACTGATGCTACCACCGCCATTAACTGCATATGGTGTTTAACACATAGATTTGTGCCAAGAAAATATAAAAGCTTTAAAACGCTCTCACCTGATTACCTAATCTTTCCCATTTTGCAACTAGGTCATTATTAAGCTTTTTGACAAACACTATGTGATTTTAGTGTCACATGGATCCTGTGGCATCTCTGTATAAAGCCTAGTGTTATGTAGAGAGCGTTATATGGTTTACTGGTGCAACTTCAGTTTGATCTCTGATATTGAACTCTGTAGCTCTTTCAAAGCAATCATCTGTGGCTGTGTTTCTcacatgttttctttctttgattgCGAAAAGTTTTGAAGGTTGACCTTTTCTAGGCAGCGTTTGCTTTGTTTCATGTAACTTACATTTCCTGACAGTTGCATCAACAGGGCTCAGTGGGGTTTCCAAACACTTGGCAATTGTTTGGAAGCCTTTTACAGTTTCTGCAATGGTTTTACTTGTATCTTATGCCTTTGATATACATTTTAGTATTCACTGCTGTCCTGTGGAATCACAaactgaatcactgaatcattatctttgaatttataaaactgtGTGGCTCTGGAACACAGAGGACTGAATAGTGCATACTAATGCAAGCACATATCAGTTGTTTGGAACTTAAAAAACAAGTTTTAACTTtgacaattaataaaaaaaaaaaggaaaatgaagAAATTTGTACTTCTTTCATtcagcaaagatgctttaaataaTTTCAAGTTCGTTTGaaatttctatttatcaaagactcctgtataaacttttttttttttatattatgtttacAACATTTAATAATGATAAGAAatatttttgagcaccaaatcagcatattataattatttctggAAATGAAGACTTGACTAATGTCTTctggaaatttagctttgccatcacaggaataaattaaaatatattaaaatagaaaagttattttaaattcaaagACTTTCTTCTGAACAAAATCTTACCAAACCccagtaataaaaatatatatagataaaCATATACTGATCCAATAATATACTTATCTCTGTTCTCATATATTTTTCACagtgtgattttatatctcacagttgcaactttattgttatttagttatttacaagattcagtttaaaagtttgaaatGTACATGCATGACACTTTCAATAAAAATAAGTTGAAACACATTGTTAGCTCATTCACTGACATTTAAACATTATGCTTACATAATcctagttcccttccgggaactcgaactgcatcatacaacgctttggggaacgccatagacctttctcacaacttccgtattttgcaccggaaatacgcaattgctgtgtaaacctatttccgccccagtatgccggtaaccagttaaacaacaaagATGGCGAAAACATCGAGCAAGATTGTTTGTAACATCAAGACCACGACTGgtatattgctttaataaagttgtacatgtcctctatactatccatacataaccttataaccctagtcctcggtctaagtggacacactagtaatttgttagcctgattgctctctaacgttagctacgttacttaccttgaaagttatggataaacgggacgttctaaaacgcttaaagtttctgtcaaaccttacttggaacaaacactaactactatcaaaagaacgagcccttattccacagataaagtgaataatatcacgttaagcgttttctcccccaaataagcccattataaggaaacagtttaacgtggtttacgtatcTCAatagcgaccagggaaaaccaaacttctgttaaatttttacttataataaatacttgctgctgtcaaaagaacgagctcttattcagcatataaatttgatcgccccccatagaagtccattataacaaaccatgttaagttttttccttaatggagttctatagggagaaaagcgtgatattattcactttatacgctgaataagagctcattcttttgacagcagaaagtgtttattataagtaaaattttaagcacgttaagcttttttttgtataatggatttctatggggggcgatcactttatatgctgaatgagagctcgttcttttgacagcagaaagtgtttattataagtgaaatttaacagaagtttggtcttccctggtcgctgttgaggtaagttaaaccacgttaagcagtttccttacaacgggcttctatgggggagaaaacgcttaacgtgatattattcactttatctgtggaataaggactcgtttttttgatagtagttagtgtttgttccaagtaaggtttgacagaaatttggggtttcctggtagttttttacgtacattaagccacgttaagcgttttagaacgtcccggataaactcttagtggaaacaTTTATATGTTCAGTAGGCTACTTCCAAAAATTCTCAAGACAATTACTCTGAACAACTTAAGGTCCAGGTCCAGTAATGTAAATGAATGTGCTTAATGGTAAAATTACAAACTGCACAAGTGTGTATGGTGTTCACTAGTGTAATTTATTCTGAGTTCGGATTAATAGTCTGTGCTGTAATGGCTTTATTTTATCTTGTCAGACTGATTGTGTTTTAAGAGCCAAACTTGCACCACAATATGGCAATACTCCACTTTTCAGAGGTTTAAAAGTGAGGCAAATGGATCATAAAGCACCTGTCAGTCATATTAGAGAAACAGCCAATGCAGGCACACACTGTTGAACCAATTATGCAGCATTGCCCATATGGAGGGCCACTAGAGGGAATGAACACATCAGAGGGTGGGCCGATTCACTGAACTAAGGCCAGTAACTTTGATCCCATTGCTGAAAAGGAAAAGTTCCTCTGTGATTCTTGACACCTGTAGCTTGTTTTAAGGAGTTGGATCATTCGTGCGCTATTGTAACTTCATGGCTGTTCAGTGGTGATGAAGTAAAATGCAGTGTGCTCTGGAGCGCGTGCATGTGTGCAGTGGATGGACATAACGATCGCGGGATGCGGGTGCGTGCGCAGCGGCTCCGGTTCGCTCTCCTCCGGCTCGACGTGTTAAATTCAAgtacgtaaaaaaaaaacagtactcttatttaaaattctttgttttatttaatccAGTCTTTCTGAACTCCTACATATTCATAGTTATCCcttaagaatattaatgtgcatttgacaATAATCATGTACATCTGCACCACCCCCCATGAGATGGctatcttttaaaaaagaaaaaaaaggcttatcttagtatttttatcttgtttctagtcaaaatttctaaaaattcttaaattaaggcgagacactgccagTGAATAGGGGAAAAAAgagaactaatagttatcgccttactgaCCCAGTTGATCGATTACATTGATAATAtgaaatatgtgtttatttgcatacatttctagtccagaaatctaaacactggatgaagtcagtttcaaaattcttgtttaattttttgacatagtgtcaaatgcttttacagagggaatttggggTATATCATTTCATCGCTCCATAATTCaggaaaaaactttgaacagacaaaaaacatgtatttcttACCATTTTGGGgagaaaatgttgtataaaatcaagctaatatgaacaaatccctctgtaaaaaccttcaggatatagacagaatacaaatgtaaagtgtggtgtgtgtaagtgctgctgaagtggagatttatggctcagtgtaggagaaaaaaactcttggccttaaaaatatgtattgtaattgaaatctattgatacaaatagataaagtgctataaaagaaacacttatcaGTGATGtttggctgttttctgaaaaaacacaaaGGCCTAAATCTCAAACTTCACagctgcatgaaaaaacagcgtttttgcccgtAAGATGTATTTAAGATATTATCTTGTTTtttgcaaaatgcacttaatttagttttttctccctggaaacagttaaaattatctggcaatggggtaagtaaaatattttaaatgcatcttaacttaggaatttgtagaaattttcactagaatcaagacaaaaatactaagtaagatgcaGCCACTGTTGTTCAAGAACATCCAATCAAATGTGAAGTTAAAGTTAATTAGTCAGAGCAGCTGTAATGGTTCTTGATTAAAGGGGGTGTGGTTGATAACGACTATTCATTTGCAGAGTATAAATAGCAGTCCAATGCCTCCTGAAACTATGCTCAGTTGTTTAGTAATGGCAGGAAAGTGGCATTTATGTTATTTCCAAACACTATGTGTTTTGGCTTGTTCTTTTTGCAGTGCTCTTCCTCAAATGGGTTTTCCAGCTCAGAATCCTCAAGCTCTGATGTTCCAGCCGTCTGACCATCGGTTTAAACAGTCAGCTCAACAATCTGCTCAGCAGGTTCCTCAGAAGTTTCAGCTTCAGCAGCCAGTGAAGGCCGAGCCTGTTGACAAATGTGCTGTAGCTGATTATGAGCAGATCCAATGTGGACAACCTGGTATCAGTGGTGCTGAGTGTGAGGCTATCAACTGCTGCTTTAACGGACAACAGTGTTACTATGGGAAAGCAGGTAAGAGTTTCGAATCTGATGAAATTTGGTTAATGTTTGTTACCCACATTAATCTACTCTTGTATGTCATTCCAGTGACTGTCCAGTGTATTAGAGATGGTCAGTTTGTGGTAGTGGTGGCTAGAGATGTTACGCTGCCTCGACTGAGTCTGGATTCGGTCCGTCTAGTGGGTGGAAGTGAACCACCTTGCGCTCCTGTGGACTCTACACCTTTCTTTGCTATATACCAGTTCCCTGTCACCGCATGTGGCACGAGCATGATGGTGAGGAGATGCTTCTGGCTTTATTCTGCATGGCTTATGATGGGCTGGATGCCAACAGTGTTCATATTTGCAGGAGGACAGTGGATATGTGGTGTATGAAAACAGAATGACCTCCTTGTATGAAGTAGGCGTTGGTCCGTTTGGTTCCATCACGAGAGACAGCCATTTTGAGTAGGTGACTCATACCCTTTATCTTAAGTACCATCTCTGACAAACTCTACAAGTTGACCGTTTGTTGTCCAGGCTTCTCTTCCAGTGTAGGTACTCTGGTACTGCTGTGGAAGCTCTGGTTGTGGAGGTCAACAGTGTTCCTGCACCTCCACCAGTAGCTGCTCCTGGACCTCTCAGAGTGGAGCTTAGACTGGCCAATGGCCAATGTGTCACCAAAGGTTGCGCAGAAGGTAAGACTTGTCTTCAGTCTTAAAGTCCAGGTTGCAGTGGACTGTGGTTAAACCCCAGTGTTCCTCAGGGGATGAGGCCTACATGTCCTACTACGGTGCTGCTGATTATCCCGTCACGAAAGTCCTGCGAGAGCCTGTGTATGTTGAGGTGCGCATTCTGGAGAGGACTGACCCCAACCTTGTCCTGATGCTGGGACGTTGTTGGGCAACATCAACCCCCAGTCCACTCAGTCTGCCCCAGTGGGATCTTCTGATTGATGGGTGAGTCTACCGACAGTCTTTATCCAGCTAGTCTGCTGTGAGGAACTCTCTAACTGCCTCTTTCCTCTTCAGATGCCCTTACTATGATGACCGTTACCTGACCGCACTGGTTCCAGTGACTAGAGCGTCTGGTCTTCAGTTCCCAACCCACTACAAGCGCTTCGTTGTCAAGATGTTCACGTTTGTTGATCCAGCATCACTGGCTCCTCTGCAGGAAACCGTATGCTCTCAGCTCTTCCTGAACCCCTAATATTACTCTTTAATGGATTCTATGGCTTAACTCTTTTCTCTTTCAGATCTTCATCCATTGCAGTACAGCAGTGTGCCATCCCTCTTCTGGC
This region includes:
- the LOC141336928 gene encoding zona pellucida sperm-binding protein 4-like; this encodes MECPLVELTCNPTGDCNNITLLLRYFSHALPQMGFPAQNPQALMFQPSDHRFKQSAQQSAQQVPQKFQLQQPVKAEPVDKCAVADYEQIQCGQPGISGAECEAINCCFNGQQCYYGKAVTVQCIRDGQFVVVVARDVTLPRLSLDSVRLVGGSEPPCAPVDSTPFFAIYQFPVTACGTSMMEDSGYVVYENRMTSLYEVGVGPFGSITRDSHFELLFQCRYSGTAVEALVVEVNSVPAPPPVAAPGPLRVELRLANGQCVTKGCAEGDEAYMSYYGAADYPVTKVLREPVYVEVRILERTDPNLVLMLGRCWATSTPSPLSLPQWDLLIDGCPYYDDRYLTALVPVTRASGLQFPTHYKRFVVKMFTFVDPASLAPLQETIFIHCSTAVCHPSSGSCEQSCGRKRRDVAVRTSTIGQTVSSGEVRLVV